In one window of Primulina tabacum isolate GXHZ01 chromosome 8, ASM2559414v2, whole genome shotgun sequence DNA:
- the LOC142554592 gene encoding uncharacterized protein LOC142554592 — protein sequence MAMLNCYADKIKCKVFLTTLIDSAQRWFEKLAPQSIHYFEEFQKIFLHHFSNSKKYKKTDFSLFEVKQSPEESLRAYIRRFNRVALDVPSCAPETKITAFTQGLREGDLFRSITKKAPGDFEDLLSQAGNYINMEEAQK from the coding sequence ATGGCCATGCTGAACTGTTACGCTGATAAAATTAAGTGCAAGGTATTCCTAACAACTCTGATTGACTCGGCCCAGAGGTGGTTCGAAAAATTGGCCCCTCAGAGTATACACTATTTTGAGGAGTTTCAGAAGATATTCCTCCATCACTTCAGCAACAGTAAGAAGTATAAGAAGACTGATTTCAGTCTTTTTGAGGTGAAGCAGAGCCCGGAAGAAAGTCTGAGGGCTTACATCCGGAGATTCAATAGAGTCGCCTTGGATGTCCCCTCTTGTGCCCCGGAGACAAAAATTACTGCGTTTACTCAGGGCTTGCGGGAGGGGGATCTTTTCCGATCAATAACCAAGAAAGCGCCCGGGGACTTTGAGGATTTGTTGTCCCAGGCAGGGAATTATATTAATATGGAGGAAGCGCAAAAGTAG